Proteins from one Prevotella sp. E2-28 genomic window:
- a CDS encoding peptidylprolyl isomerase yields the protein MRKIFVILLSLVAVSTAFADKRDSIGSVVDEVIWIVGDEAILKSEVEVTRIQAAMEGVRWNGDPDCAIPEQLAVQKLFLHQAAIDSIEVTENEISSGIEQRIDYMIQQTGSREKLEEYKKQSLSQIRQSMHDDLRDQMLIQRMKEKLVKDINVTPAEVRRYFRNLSEDSIPFVPTEVEVQIITQTPRISIEEINRVKDELREYTDRINKGETSFQTLARLYSEDPGSRRSGGELDYTGRGVLDPAFAAVAFNLTDPKKISKIVESEFGFHIIQLVDKRGDKIKVRHILRKPVVSDSAVNQSLAFLDSIADNIRQGVTPKALVGLYEGVFNFEDAATIISDDKDTRNNRGLMSNRTERGQTSRFQLQDLPSEVARAVDTLQVGEVSRAFSMINSQGKTVCAVAKLKSRTEGHKATITEDFQVMKDMVMEKRREKMLHDWVVNKIKNTYVQVKDEYRNCKFEYEGWTR from the coding sequence ATGAGAAAGATTTTTGTTATACTGCTATCGCTGGTAGCTGTAAGTACGGCATTTGCCGACAAGCGCGACAGCATTGGGTCTGTTGTTGATGAGGTAATCTGGATCGTGGGTGACGAAGCCATCTTGAAAAGTGAGGTGGAGGTAACGCGTATTCAGGCTGCAATGGAAGGTGTACGATGGAATGGTGATCCTGACTGCGCTATTCCAGAGCAATTGGCAGTACAGAAACTGTTCCTTCATCAGGCAGCTATCGATAGTATTGAAGTCACGGAAAACGAGATTTCTTCCGGCATTGAACAGCGTATTGACTATATGATTCAGCAGACTGGTTCGCGAGAGAAGCTTGAAGAATATAAGAAACAGAGTCTTAGTCAGATACGCCAGTCTATGCATGATGATTTGCGTGACCAGATGCTGATACAGCGTATGAAGGAGAAGTTGGTGAAGGATATCAATGTAACACCAGCTGAAGTACGACGCTATTTCAGAAATCTGTCAGAAGATAGCATCCCGTTTGTGCCCACTGAAGTTGAGGTACAGATTATTACCCAGACACCACGAATCTCCATCGAAGAGATTAATCGTGTGAAAGATGAACTGCGTGAATATACGGATCGAATCAATAAAGGTGAGACGTCGTTCCAGACATTGGCTCGCTTGTATTCTGAAGATCCTGGCTCGCGTCGTTCAGGCGGTGAGTTGGACTATACAGGACGAGGAGTCCTAGACCCTGCCTTTGCTGCTGTGGCCTTTAATCTGACTGATCCTAAGAAGATTTCAAAGATTGTGGAGTCAGAATTTGGCTTCCATATCATTCAGTTGGTGGATAAGCGAGGCGACAAGATAAAGGTTCGCCATATCTTGCGTAAGCCGGTAGTTAGTGACTCGGCTGTGAACCAGTCGCTTGCATTCCTTGACTCTATTGCTGACAATATCCGTCAGGGGGTAACACCAAAAGCTCTTGTTGGTCTTTATGAAGGCGTTTTCAACTTTGAAGATGCTGCAACGATTATCTCTGATGATAAGGATACACGTAATAACCGTGGTCTGATGTCTAACCGCACGGAGCGTGGACAGACGTCACGTTTCCAGTTGCAGGATTTGCCGTCAGAGGTGGCTCGTGCTGTGGATACGTTGCAGGTTGGCGAGGTGTCAAGGGCTTTCTCTATGATTAATAGTCAGGGAAAGACGGTTTGTGCTGTTGCCAAGTTGAAGAGCAGAACAGAAGGTCATAAGGCTACTATCACAGAAGACTTCCAGGTGATGAAGGATATGGTGATGGAGAAGCGTCGTGAGAAGATGTTGCATGACTGGGTAGTAAATAAAATTAAGAATACCTACGTGCAAGTCAAGGATGAATACCGTAACTGTAAGTTTGAATACGAAGGTTGGACTCGGTAG
- a CDS encoding peptidylprolyl isomerase translates to MKLKILFAGLLCCASVSAQTDDPVIMIVNGEPVLRSEFEYSYNKNNSEGVIDKKNIEEYVDLFINYKLKVCAALDAKYDTLQSFKDEFAQYRDQQVRPTFVTDADIEKEARKIYDQTVEQIGPDGLIQCAHILLRANQQAPQAEWDAAKVRIDSVYKALKDGADFAELAKKVSQDPGSARQGGLLPFVQHGQFVKEFEDAAFALQPGEMSGVIQSPYGYHIILMKERKMLEPFDYHHDAILRFIEQRNMRDQIASQKISEIVKESNKSEAEILEEKAAELSAQDMDMKYLIQEYHDGLLLYEISNNLVWDKASKDEAGLANYFKKHKKNYAWDAPRYKGMAYHVKVKEDVKAVADCVKKLPFDKWAEALRSTFNADSVIRIRVEKGIFKKGDNALVDSAVFKKDTTVTHLKDYPIDAVYGKILKKGPEDYTDVRGLVVADYQEALEKEWVAELRKKYAVEVRKEVLKTVNNH, encoded by the coding sequence ATGAAACTGAAAATTCTTTTTGCTGGATTACTGTGCTGCGCCTCTGTGAGTGCGCAGACAGATGATCCTGTGATAATGATTGTGAACGGTGAGCCTGTGCTCCGTTCAGAATTCGAATATTCGTATAACAAGAATAACTCCGAGGGCGTTATCGATAAGAAAAATATCGAAGAGTACGTAGATCTTTTTATTAATTATAAATTGAAGGTCTGCGCTGCCCTTGATGCAAAGTATGATACGCTCCAGTCGTTCAAGGATGAGTTTGCACAGTATCGTGACCAACAGGTACGTCCTACTTTTGTTACAGATGCTGACATCGAGAAAGAAGCGCGCAAGATTTATGATCAGACTGTAGAACAGATTGGCCCTGATGGCCTGATACAGTGTGCACACATACTGTTGCGTGCCAATCAGCAAGCTCCGCAGGCAGAATGGGATGCAGCCAAGGTACGCATCGACTCTGTGTATAAGGCTCTGAAGGATGGTGCTGACTTTGCAGAACTGGCCAAGAAGGTGTCGCAGGACCCAGGTTCTGCTCGTCAGGGCGGACTATTGCCTTTCGTGCAGCACGGACAGTTTGTGAAGGAATTTGAGGATGCGGCATTTGCTTTGCAGCCAGGTGAAATGTCAGGTGTTATTCAGTCACCTTACGGTTATCATATCATTCTGATGAAAGAGCGTAAGATGTTGGAACCCTTCGACTATCATCATGACGCTATTTTACGATTCATTGAACAGCGTAATATGCGTGACCAGATTGCCTCTCAGAAGATATCAGAGATTGTAAAAGAATCTAATAAGTCTGAAGCAGAGATCCTAGAAGAAAAAGCTGCAGAACTCTCAGCTCAAGATATGGATATGAAATATCTGATTCAAGAGTATCATGATGGTCTGTTGCTTTATGAAATCAGTAATAATCTGGTTTGGGACAAGGCATCAAAAGATGAGGCTGGACTAGCCAATTACTTTAAGAAGCATAAAAAGAACTATGCATGGGATGCGCCCCGTTATAAGGGCATGGCTTATCATGTGAAGGTAAAAGAGGACGTGAAGGCAGTGGCTGATTGCGTGAAGAAGTTGCCCTTTGATAAATGGGCTGAGGCTTTGCGTTCTACTTTCAATGCTGACTCTGTCATTCGTATCCGTGTGGAGAAAGGTATCTTCAAAAAGGGCGACAATGCATTGGTAGATAGCGCTGTATTCAAGAAAGATACTACGGTGACTCATTTGAAGGACTATCCTATTGATGCTGTTTATGGTAAAATTCTGAAGAAAGGTCCAGAAGACTATACTGACGTGCGTGGTCTGGTGGTTGCTGATTATCAGGAGGCCCTCGAGAAGGAATGGGTTGCTGAGCTACGTAAGAAGTATGCCGTAGAAGTCAGAAAAGAAGTATTGAAAACAGTCAATAATCATTGA